The Mesorhizobium sp. AR02 genomic interval GGTTGGCTTCTTCCCAGGACCTGACGTCGCGGGATTTGTCCCCGGCCTTGGTAGCTTCCTCGGCGAGATCGAGAATGGCTGAAGTCAGATGCGGCGCGGCATGGCGCAGCGCCAGCACTTCGAGGGCTGCCCGCATTTCGGCGACTTCCTTGACCTCGCCGAGATTGAAGGCCGCGACGCGCACGCCACGGCGCGGCTCGCTGACGGCCAGGCCTTGCGCCTCCAGGCGGCGGAAGGCCTCGCGCACCGGAACATGGCTGGTGTGGAACTCCTCAGCGACATGATCCTGCCGCAGCCGCGCCCCAGGTTCGATCGCGCCGGAGATGATGCGGTCCGCCAGCACCTTGCTGATGCGCACCGCGATGGTGTCGTCCGTGCCCTTTGCCATGTTTTATAGATAATTTGCGATGAGGCAGCTTGTCGAGACGGCAAGATCAGCTTCCACAACTGCCTGGCGAACGATGCCGGCATTCAGGGGCGTCCTGCCAGCCTTGCGTCCAGCGCCTGCATGGCGACAGTGACGAGATCGTGCAGGCGCTTGTTTGGTACGCCGTCACGCGCCTGTACCGAAAGTCCGTGCATGAGCGTGGCGTAGTAGTCGCCCAGTGCCTCCGCATCCGTACCCGGTTTCAGTTCGCCGTCCCGAACGGCCTCGTTCAGCCGCTCGACGATCGATACCGTGCGCGCCCGGCGGTGTTCCGCCAGCCACTCCTGCACACGGTCATTCTCGACGGCGCAGTTGGTGGCTGCCGATACCACCATGCAGCCCTGCGGCCGCCCTGGCTTCGTATAGGTTTCGACGGCCTCGCGCAGCATTCGCTCGATGGCGCTCCGGGCGATCGGCTCTTCAGCCAAGGCTCGCGTGGCAAAACCGCCTTCATTGGCCTCATAGAGCCCGACCGCTTCCCGAAACAGATCTTCCTTCGAACCAAAGGCCGCATAGATGCGCGCGGAGGCGATGCCGAGCACCGAGACGAGATCGGCCATCGAGGTGCCTTCGTAACCGCGCATCCAAAAGGCATCCTGCGCCTTCTCCAGCGCCTGATCGCGATCGAACTCCCTCGGTCTGCCCGCCATCGCGAACTCCATTTTTTATCGATCAACAAATAATCCGCTTGACTCCGGATTGCAAATTCCAATTCTTTGTCAATCGATAAAGAATCACAGATGGAGACTGACATGAGTTCACTGGATCAAGGCGCACCGCTGGATGTCGCGCCAACTCAAGCAGGGGCTGGCAGCAGGCGCGGCGCCACGCTGGCGCTGCTGGCCTTCGCCCAGCTCATCATCGCGCTCGACCTCAACATCGTCTTCGTGGCGCTGCCGGAAATCGGCTCGGGCCTCGGCTTTTCCGGCCAGACATTGCAATGGGTGGTGAGCGCCTACACGGTCTTCACCGGCGGCTTCCTGCTGTTTGGCGGCCGTGCCGCCGACCTTGTCGGCCAGCGCCGCGTCTTCATCTTTGCACTCTGGCTTTATGCGCTTTCGCTGCTCGGTGGCCTCGCCTGGTCGCCCGGAGTCATCATCGCAGCGCGTGCCGTGCAAGGCATTGGTGCTGCCTTCCTGTTTCCGGCGACACTGTCGCTGATCAATCGCCTGTTCGCCGAGGGACCGGAGCGCAATCGCGCGCTTGCGGTCTGGGGCGGCGCCGGGGCAAGCGGCTTGACCCTCGGCTCCCTGGCGGGAGGGTTTTTGACCAGCGCCTTCGGCTGGCCGGCCGTCTTCTATGTCAATGTGGCGCTGGCCGGGATCGCCATCGCCGCCGCCTTTGCCATCATCCCGCGTGATCCGAAACGGCACACGCGTCGCAATTTCGACCTGCCCGGCGCGCTCACCGTCACCGCGGGCGCCACGCTGCTGGTCTTCACGCTGGTTCAGGGACCGGACTATGGCTGGACGTCACCGACAATCCTCGCCAGCGCCCTGCTTGCAGCGTTCTTCCTGATTGTCTTCACCGTAATCGAGGCAAGGAGCGCCGACCCGCTGATGCCGCTGCGCCTGTTCCGCAACCGCAGCCTGGTCGCCGGCATGACGATCACCTTCCTCTACACGGGGACATTCGGGGCCCTGCCCTATTTCCTAACCGTGCTGCTGCAGACCGTGCATGGTTTCACCGCGCTGGAGACCGGCCTCGCCTTCCTGGTGCCGTCGATCGCCATCGCTACCGGCACGCAGCTAGGCGAACGCCTGGCGACACGCTTTTCGACACGCTCGACCCTGGTTGGCGGCATGATGATCGGAGCGGCTGGCACAGGCTTGATGGTCCTTGGCGCTTCGGCCTAGGGCAGCTACGCCGCCATCGTTCCCGGCCTGATCATCTCCGGGGTCGGCCAGGGCATCGTCTGGACCGCGATGTGGATCGCGGCCGCTTCGGGGGTCGCGCATGACGAACAGGGCGTGGCCTCGGGCATGGCCTGCACGACACTCAACATCGGCAACGCCATCGGCATGGCGACATTGATCGCGGTCGCCAACAGTCACATCGCCGGGCTGACGGGCGACGCGCTGAAGAACGCGATCGCCGACGGCATAGAGCTTGCCTTCTGGCTCGCGGCGGCAGGCATCCTGATCAGCCTGCTGGCCGCAATGGTCCTGCCGGCAAAAGCGAAATAGCTGGCGCCCCGGGTGACGCGCTCAGTTCACCCGGCTGATGCAGAAATCGATGACATCGATCAGCGCCGATTTCTGCGGCGTCTCTTCCAGCGGTGCCAGCGCGTCGCGGGCGATCTCGCCGAAATGGCGGGCGCGGCCGATCGTGTCGGCGATGGCGCCGTGGCGCGTCATCAGGCCGATCGCCTTTTCCAGCCCCGCGTCGTCGACGACATTGTCCTCGATGGCGCGCTTCCAGAAGGTGCGCTCGGCCTTGGTGCCGCGCCGATAGGCGAGGATGACCGGCAAGGTCACCTTGCCCTCGCGGAAATCGTCGCCGACATTCTTGCCGAGATCCTTGCTGGTGCCGCCATAGTCCAGCGCATCGTCGATGAGTTGGAAGGCAAGGCCGAGATTCATGCCGTAGGAGCGCAGCGCCGCGCGGTCGTTGCGTGTCGCCTGGGCGATGACGGGGCCGACTTCAGCGGCAGCAGAAAACAGCGCGGCGGTCTTGGCCTTGATGACGGCGAAGTGCTCGTCCTCGGTGGTTTCGAGGTTCTTGGCGGCGGCAAGCTGCATGACTTCGCCCTCAGCGATGATCGAGGCGGCACTGGACAGGATGTCGAGCGCTTCGAGCGAGCCGACATCGACCATCATGCGGAAGGCCTGGCCGAGCAGGAAGTCGCCGACCAGCACGCTCGCCTGGTTGCCCCAGATCATGCGGGCGGTCTTCTTGCCGCGGCGCATGCCGCTCTCGTCGACGACGTCGTCGTGCAGCAAAGTTGCGGTGTGCATGAACTCGACCGAGGTGGCGAGTTTGACATGGCCTTCGCCGGCATAGCCGAACATCTGCGCGGCAGCGAGTGTCAGCATCGGCCGCAGCCGTTTGCCGCCGGACGAGATCAGATGGTTGGCGACCTCCGGGATCATCTCGACGTCGGACCCGGCCTTGGACAGGATCAACTCGTTGACGCGCCCCATATCGGCGGCCGTCAGATCGATCAGATCCTTGATGGAGGCGGGCTCCCGCTTCCCGTTTTCGATGTTGAGAACGACACCCACGACAATCACTCCCGTCTTGGTATAACGCGTGCGACGGCACCCTTAGTCCCGATACGGACTCTAGGGCGGCGGACACGGCCACGGCAAGTGGCGAATTGGCGCGGCGTTGGTGACAGCCTGTCAACCGGCGCCGAATGGAGTTGAGTGCGGCCGATGATGCGAGGTTGGACGATCCGGCTCTGGCATTCGTTCTCGACGGTCGGCCTGCTTGTCGGCACCCTGTTCTTCGCAGCCTCGCTGACGCCTTCGCTCAACCCGCGCGCCGTGCTGGTACAGGGCGTCCTCTCGGGGCTTTGCTTTGCCGTGGGCTACGGCATCGGCGTCTTCGGCCTTTGGCTATGGGCCTATCTGGAGCTGCCGGCGCCCGGGCCGCGCAAGGCGCGGATGACCAAGCTGGTCGCGGCGATCGTCTGCGCGGCGATTGCGCTGGTCTTTCTCTGGCGCGCCTCCGCCTGGCAGAATTCAATTCGGGTCCTGATGGACCTCGAGCCGGTCGACAGCGCACAGCCTTTTCGCGTCGGGCTGATTGCGCTGATCACCTTCGTTCTGGTGTTGATGCTGGCGCGGCTCTTCCAGATCACGTTCCAGTTTGTCGCCGGCAGGCTTGCCCGTTTCATTCCCAGGCGCATCGCCATCGTCGCCGGGGTTTCGGTCGCTGTCCTGCTGTTCGGCAGCATCATCAATGGCGTTTTGCTCAGATATGCGCTCCATGTCGCCGACAGTTCCTACCAAGAGCTCGATGCCCTCGTCGAAGACAGCATCCAGCAGCCGAGCGATCCCGCCAAGACCGGCAGCGCCGCCTCGCTGATCGATTGGGAGCATCTTGGACGAACCGGTAGGGAATTCATCACCACCGGCCCGACGAAACAGGAGCTGCAATCGTTCCTCAAACACGATGCGCTCGAGCCGATCCGCGTCTATACCGGATTGCGCTCGGTTGATACACCGCAGGACAGGGCGAAGCTCGCGCTGGCAGAGATGAAACGCGTCGGCGCGTTCGACCGCTCGATCCTCGTCATCATCACGCCGACCGGGACCGGATGGATCGACCCGGCGGCCATCAACACGCTCGAATATCTGCGTGGCGGCGATGTCGCCAGCGTCGCCATCCAGTATTCCTATCTGCCGAGCTGGCTGTCGCTGATGGTCGAGCCCGGTTATGGCGGTGATGCCGCGCGGGCGCTGTTCGCCGAGGTCTATGGCTACTGGACGACGCTGCCCAGGGATCATCGCCCAAAGCTTTATCTGCATGGCCTGAGCCTGGGCGCGATGAACTCGGAGCAATCCAACGAACTGTTCGAGGTGCTCGGCGATCCCTACCAGGGGGCGCTGTGGAGCGGCCCTCCTTATTCGAGCCGCATCTGGCGCTCGATCACCAGCAACCGCAATCCGGGGTCGCCGGCATGGCTGCCGCGCTTTCGCGACGGCTCCTATGTGCGCTTCACCAACCAGGACAACGAACTCGATCTTCCGAATGCGCATTGGGGGCCGATGCGCATCGTCTATCTGCAATATGCCAGCGACGCGGTGACTTTCTTCGAGCCGAGATCCTTCTACAGGGCGCCTGACTGGATGGCGCAACCGCGCGGGCCCGACGTTTCGCCCGATCTGCGCTGGTATCCGATCGTCACCTTCCTGCAACTGGCGGTCGACATGGCGGGAGCCGCGACCATGCCGATGGGTCATGGCCATGTCTATGCGCCGGAACACTATATAGATGCCTGGATCGAGGTGACGGATGTTCAGGGCTGGTCGGCCGACGACATCGCCAGGCTGAAACGTCACTTCGCTCGGAGATAAGGCAAGAGTGCTGGAAAGAACGGAATCCGCGTGCCCGTTTACATCAGCGCCGCAAACTGAGAGTTTCGCCCGATGATAGAGCTCATCCGCACCAACGACGCCGTGATCATCTCCTTTGTCGAATCGCTGATGCGCGATGCCGGCATCGGCTGCTTCGTCGCCGACCAGAACATGAGCGTGCTCGACGGCTCGCTCGGTATCCTGCCGCGGCGCGTCATGGTCGACGCCGACCGGGCCGATGCCGCACGGCGCATCCTGACGGACGCCGGCATCGCCAACGAGATCCGTACAAAATAATGTCGGCCGCGCCAGCCGCCCTTGCCCCGGACACGCCGGCCCATACGGTCGATGCCTTCCATCGCGGCCGGTTCTGGCTCGTGCAGCCCAAGCATGGCGGCCACCGCGCCGGCATGGATGCGATGATGCTGGCGGCATCCGTGCCATCCGCCTTTGGCGGACGCCTGGCCGATTTCGGCGCCGGCGCTGGTGCTGCCGGCCTCGCCGTGCTGTCGCGCTGCCCGGCTGCCCAGGCCGTGCTGGTCGAACGTGCGCCGGAAATGGCCGCCTTCGCGGCGGCCACCCTTGCCCATCCCGGTAATGCGCATCTCAGCGATCGCGCCTCGGTGCTCGTCGCCGATGTCGCGGTTTCAGGCCAGGCCCGAGCGGCAGCTGGTCTAGCCGACAATGACTTCGACTACGTCATCATGAACCCGCCTTTCAACGCCGCCCGGGACCGCGCCACGCCGGAGCGCCTGAGAAAGGAAGCCCATGTCATGGAGGATGGGCTGTTCGAAAGCTGGATCCGCAGTGCGGCGGCGGTGGTCAGGCCGCGCGGCGGGCTTGCCGTCATCGCGCGGCCCGAACAGCTCGGCGCCATTCTCGACGCGATGTCAGGCCGTTTCGGCGATGCCGAGATGCTCGCCGTCCACCCTCGGCCCGATGCAGCGGCGATCCGCATCATCGTGCGGGCAGCGCTCGGGGCACGCGGAAAGCTCGCCATCCGCCCGCCTTTGATGCTTCACGCGCAATCGGGCAATGGCCCCGATGAGCGCAGCGAAATGATCACCAACGGTCTCGCCTCGCTGTTTGGAGATTGAGCTATTCCTGGCCTGCACATTGCCGTCGGCCGGGAAATCCCTACATGCCTGCAACCCATCGACCGGAGACCGTGCCCTCGTGAAACGCCTTTTGAACCGACTGCTGCCGAAATCCTGGCGCTCCACCGTCGTCACCATTCCGGTCATCCGGCTGCACGGCACGATCATGTCGGGCGGCCAGTTCCGGCAGAATCTGTCGCTGGCCTCCACCGCCGGCCTGATCGAGAAGGCCTTCTCCTTCGACGCGCCGGCGGTCGCCGTCTCGATCAATTCGCCCGGCGGCTCGCCGGTGCAGTCGCGGCTGATCTTCAAGCGCATCCGCGACCTGGCGGTTGAAAAGAACAAGAAGGTGCTGGTCTTCGTCGAGGACGTCGCGGCCTCGGGTGGTTATATGATCGCGGTTGCCGGCGACGAGATCTTTGCCGATCCCTCCTCCATCGTCGGCTCCATCGGCGTGGTCTCGGCCTCCTTCGGTTTCCCGGAACTGATGAAGAAGATCGGGGTCGAGCGCCGCGTCCACACCGCCGGCCAGAACAAGGCGGTGCTCGATCCGTTCAAGCCCGAGAAGAAGGAGGACGTCGAGCGGCTGAAGGCGCTGCAGCTCGAGGTGCACGACACCTTCATCGATCTGGTCAAAGAGCGGCGCGGCACGAAGCTGAAAGACGACCCGGACCTGTTCACCGGCCTGTTCTGGACCGGCAAAAGGGGTCTGGAACTTGGCCTCGTCGATGCGCTCGGCGACATGCGCACGGTGCTGAAGACCCGGTTTGGGGCGAAAACCCAGCTGAGATTGGTCACGGCGCCACGCGGTTTCCTCAGCCGCTTCGGCCTGTTCGGTTCCAGCAAGGGCTTTTCAGCGCCCGATATCGCGGCGGCTGCCGCCAGCGGCGTCATCGATGCGGCGGAAGAGCGCGCATTGTGGGCTCGCTTCGGGCTTTGAAAAACCGGCAAAACCGTCTAGCATGAGTGCTTGTAGTCCTATGCATGCCGTTTTCCCAAAACCGGACACAGTTTTGGGCGACATGCATTAACCGACCCTACCGGCCGCCTTCGCCGGCCCAGCGTGGGAGGAGTTTTGGCATGCCGCAGATCATTTTCTTCACCGTCGTTGGCGTCGCCGCCTATTTCGGCTACCGCACCTTCGTGCGCGAAGCCGAGCGCGTGACGGCCAAGGTGCGGCGCACCGAAAAGCAGGCGGCCAACGGCGCGATGGGAACGCTGGTCAAGGATCCGAAGACCGGCGAGTACCGGCTGGCCAAGGACTGAGCATCATTTCGCTTACATCAGTTGCGGCGGACACCGACACCGGTTCGCGTATTTGGCATGCGCATGCCAAGATCAACATGGCGCTGCATGTCACCGGCAGGCGTCCCGACGGTTATCACCTGATCGAAAGCCTGGCGGTGTTCACGCGTTTTGGCGACAGGGTCGAGATCGCGCTCACCGACAGCGACGATTTCACCGTGTCCGGTCGCTATGCGTCGGCGGTTCCGCTCGACGCCAGCAATCTGGTGCTCAAGGCGCGCGATGCCTTGCGACAAGCGGCCGGGTCCGAAAGAACACCTCCGGTCTCGATAAAGCTGGAAAAGAACCTGCCAGTCGCTTCCGGCGTCGGCGGCGGGTCGAGCGACGCGGCGGCCGTGCTGCGCGGGCTGGTGCAGACATGGGCCTTGGACATGGACGACGCCGGGCTGGGGCGGATCGGCCTCTCGCTTGGCGCCGACGTGCCGATGTGCCTGGCGGCAAAGCCGCTGGTGGCGCGCGGCATTGGCGACGAGCTGTCGATGGTGCCGGACTTTTCGGCACTGGGACTGGTGCTGGTCAATCCGGGCACGCCGGTCTCGACGGCGGATGTCTTCGCCGCACTTTCCCGTCGCGACAATGAGCCACTGCCGCCGCTGCCGCGCAGCATCGATTTTCACAGCTTGCGCAACTGGCTGGAGGTCACCCGCAACGATCTCGAACCTGCGGCCCTGGCACTGCAGCCCGCCATAGGCCGGGCGCTGTCGTGGCTGAACAATGCGGGATCGGGATTTTCACGCATGTCCGGATCGGGCGCGACATGTTTCGGCCTGTTCGAGACCGGCAATGTCGCCAAGCGCGCGGCGGCCGAAATTCGCAGCCGCCAGCCCGACTGGTTCGTCGCCGCGACGCGCAGCATGTCATCGGAGGCTGAGTGAAATGGCCAGGATTGACGAGAGCCGTGCCTTCATTCCGGTGCGCATCGCGGTGCTGACCGTTTCCGACACGCGCAGCCTTGCCGACGACAAATCCGGCCAGACGCTGGCCAACCGCATCACCGAAGCC includes:
- a CDS encoding tRNA1(Val) (adenine(37)-N6)-methyltransferase, with amino-acid sequence MSAAPAALAPDTPAHTVDAFHRGRFWLVQPKHGGHRAGMDAMMLAASVPSAFGGRLADFGAGAGAAGLAVLSRCPAAQAVLVERAPEMAAFAAATLAHPGNAHLSDRASVLVADVAVSGQARAAAGLADNDFDYVIMNPPFNAARDRATPERLRKEAHVMEDGLFESWIRSAAAVVRPRGGLAVIARPEQLGAILDAMSGRFGDAEMLAVHPRPDAAAIRIIVRAALGARGKLAIRPPLMLHAQSGNGPDERSEMITNGLASLFGD
- a CDS encoding 4-(cytidine 5'-diphospho)-2-C-methyl-D-erythritol kinase encodes the protein MALHVTGRRPDGYHLIESLAVFTRFGDRVEIALTDSDDFTVSGRYASAVPLDASNLVLKARDALRQAAGSERTPPVSIKLEKNLPVASGVGGGSSDAAAVLRGLVQTWALDMDDAGLGRIGLSLGADVPMCLAAKPLVARGIGDELSMVPDFSALGLVLVNPGTPVSTADVFAALSRRDNEPLPPLPRSIDFHSLRNWLEVTRNDLEPAALALQPAIGRALSWLNNAGSGFSRMSGSGATCFGLFETGNVAKRAAAEIRSRQPDWFVAATRSMSSEAE
- a CDS encoding alpha/beta hydrolase, yielding MMRGWTIRLWHSFSTVGLLVGTLFFAASLTPSLNPRAVLVQGVLSGLCFAVGYGIGVFGLWLWAYLELPAPGPRKARMTKLVAAIVCAAIALVFLWRASAWQNSIRVLMDLEPVDSAQPFRVGLIALITFVLVLMLARLFQITFQFVAGRLARFIPRRIAIVAGVSVAVLLFGSIINGVLLRYALHVADSSYQELDALVEDSIQQPSDPAKTGSAASLIDWEHLGRTGREFITTGPTKQELQSFLKHDALEPIRVYTGLRSVDTPQDRAKLALAEMKRVGAFDRSILVIITPTGTGWIDPAAINTLEYLRGGDVASVAIQYSYLPSWLSLMVEPGYGGDAARALFAEVYGYWTTLPRDHRPKLYLHGLSLGAMNSEQSNELFEVLGDPYQGALWSGPPYSSRIWRSITSNRNPGSPAWLPRFRDGSYVRFTNQDNELDLPNAHWGPMRIVYLQYASDAVTFFEPRSFYRAPDWMAQPRGPDVSPDLRWYPIVTFLQLAVDMAGAATMPMGHGHVYAPEHYIDAWIEVTDVQGWSADDIARLKRHFARR
- a CDS encoding GntR family transcriptional regulator, yielding MAKGTDDTIAVRISKVLADRIISGAIEPGARLRQDHVAEEFHTSHVPVREAFRRLEAQGLAVSEPRRGVRVAAFNLGEVKEVAEMRAALEVLALRHAAPHLTSAILDLAEEATKAGDKSRDVRSWEEANRAFHRLILAPCGMPRLLATIDDLHAASARFLFAAWRSEWETRTDQDHRAILTALRQGNTESAAATLGRHVQWIGRKPVRTASGATREAFAIVG
- a CDS encoding DUF2007 domain-containing protein; amino-acid sequence: MIELIRTNDAVIISFVESLMRDAGIGCFVADQNMSVLDGSLGILPRRVMVDADRADAARRILTDAGIANEIRTK
- a CDS encoding S49 family peptidase, with the translated sequence MKRLLNRLLPKSWRSTVVTIPVIRLHGTIMSGGQFRQNLSLASTAGLIEKAFSFDAPAVAVSINSPGGSPVQSRLIFKRIRDLAVEKNKKVLVFVEDVAASGGYMIAVAGDEIFADPSSIVGSIGVVSASFGFPELMKKIGVERRVHTAGQNKAVLDPFKPEKKEDVERLKALQLEVHDTFIDLVKERRGTKLKDDPDLFTGLFWTGKRGLELGLVDALGDMRTVLKTRFGAKTQLRLVTAPRGFLSRFGLFGSSKGFSAPDIAAAAASGVIDAAEERALWARFGL
- a CDS encoding MFS transporter, with the translated sequence MSSLDQGAPLDVAPTQAGAGSRRGATLALLAFAQLIIALDLNIVFVALPEIGSGLGFSGQTLQWVVSAYTVFTGGFLLFGGRAADLVGQRRVFIFALWLYALSLLGGLAWSPGVIIAARAVQGIGAAFLFPATLSLINRLFAEGPERNRALAVWGGAGASGLTLGSLAGGFLTSAFGWPAVFYVNVALAGIAIAAAFAIIPRDPKRHTRRNFDLPGALTVTAGATLLVFTLVQGPDYGWTSPTILASALLAAFFLIVFTVIEARSADPLMPLRLFRNRSLVAGMTITFLYTGTFGALPYFLTVLLQTVHGFTALETGLAFLVPSIAIATGTQLGERLATRFSTRSTLVGGMMIGAAGTGLMVLGASA
- a CDS encoding TetR/AcrR family transcriptional regulator; the encoded protein is MAGRPREFDRDQALEKAQDAFWMRGYEGTSMADLVSVLGIASARIYAAFGSKEDLFREAVGLYEANEGGFATRALAEEPIARSAIERMLREAVETYTKPGRPQGCMVVSAATNCAVENDRVQEWLAEHRRARTVSIVERLNEAVRDGELKPGTDAEALGDYYATLMHGLSVQARDGVPNKRLHDLVTVAMQALDARLAGRP
- a CDS encoding polyprenyl synthetase family protein; the protein is MGVVLNIENGKREPASIKDLIDLTAADMGRVNELILSKAGSDVEMIPEVANHLISSGGKRLRPMLTLAAAQMFGYAGEGHVKLATSVEFMHTATLLHDDVVDESGMRRGKKTARMIWGNQASVLVGDFLLGQAFRMMVDVGSLEALDILSSAASIIAEGEVMQLAAAKNLETTEDEHFAVIKAKTAALFSAAAEVGPVIAQATRNDRAALRSYGMNLGLAFQLIDDALDYGGTSKDLGKNVGDDFREGKVTLPVILAYRRGTKAERTFWKRAIEDNVVDDAGLEKAIGLMTRHGAIADTIGRARHFGEIARDALAPLEETPQKSALIDVIDFCISRVN
- a CDS encoding membrane protein, which translates into the protein MPQIIFFTVVGVAAYFGYRTFVREAERVTAKVRRTEKQAANGAMGTLVKDPKTGEYRLAKD